One genomic segment of Amycolatopsis sp. Hca4 includes these proteins:
- a CDS encoding glutamate-cysteine ligase family protein, producing MSTVHDFPEKSGSASNRTARVLADRAAGEAYVASVCFKHGPPRLTGVELEFTVHHADDPARPLDPDVLAAALGPHTPRTLRPGSPAAPLPAGSPVSLEPGCQVEISALPQASLRELAAVVTADLHHLRDRLARHGLVLGESGIDGHRAPRRLLHTPRYAAMERRFAPIGPGGLTMMCSTAGLQVCVDAGEPEHYAARWAAAHAMGPPLLALFANSRVHAGRDTGHASARWLAVHDTEAVRTRTAAVAGGDPARAWAGRLMDVPLMVLPRGDRPWDAPDGLTFADWIDGRGAAALLPRPTEADLDYHLTTMFTPVRPQGYLEIRYLDAQPPDEWLAPVALVCALLARPSTVDKVRELCAPVADRWTTAAHRGLADPELATAAAALADLGCAELGATGLAAETITEISESVLGRAYRSRSEA from the coding sequence GTGTCCACGGTGCACGATTTTCCCGAAAAGTCGGGTAGTGCGTCGAACCGCACCGCGCGGGTCCTGGCGGACCGCGCGGCCGGCGAGGCGTACGTCGCATCGGTGTGTTTCAAGCACGGGCCACCCCGCCTGACCGGCGTGGAGCTGGAGTTCACCGTGCACCATGCCGACGACCCGGCCAGACCCCTCGATCCCGACGTCCTCGCCGCGGCGCTGGGTCCGCACACCCCGCGGACGCTCCGCCCCGGCAGCCCCGCCGCACCCCTCCCGGCCGGCTCGCCCGTGAGCCTCGAACCCGGGTGCCAGGTCGAGATTTCCGCTCTTCCCCAGGCCTCCCTGCGCGAACTCGCCGCAGTCGTCACGGCCGACCTCCACCACCTGCGTGACCGCCTCGCCCGCCACGGCCTCGTCCTCGGCGAATCGGGCATCGACGGCCACCGCGCGCCCCGCCGCCTCCTGCACACCCCGCGGTACGCGGCGATGGAGCGCCGGTTCGCGCCGATCGGCCCCGGCGGGCTGACCATGATGTGCAGCACCGCCGGCCTGCAGGTCTGCGTCGACGCGGGGGAGCCGGAGCACTACGCCGCGCGGTGGGCGGCCGCGCACGCGATGGGCCCGCCGCTGCTCGCCCTGTTCGCCAACTCCCGCGTCCACGCCGGCCGCGACACCGGGCACGCCTCGGCCCGCTGGCTGGCGGTGCACGACACGGAAGCGGTGCGCACGCGCACGGCCGCCGTGGCGGGCGGCGACCCGGCGCGGGCGTGGGCCGGGCGCCTGATGGACGTCCCCCTGATGGTGCTGCCCCGCGGCGACCGGCCGTGGGACGCCCCCGACGGGCTGACGTTCGCCGACTGGATCGACGGCCGGGGCGCGGCGGCGCTGCTGCCGCGGCCGACGGAGGCGGACCTCGACTACCACCTGACCACGATGTTCACCCCGGTCCGCCCGCAGGGGTACCTGGAGATCCGGTACCTCGACGCGCAACCGCCGGACGAGTGGCTGGCCCCGGTCGCGCTGGTGTGCGCGCTGCTGGCCCGCCCGTCCACAGTGGACAAGGTGCGCGAGCTCTGCGCACCGGTGGCGGACCGGTGGACCACCGCGGCGCACCGCGGCCTGGCCGACCCGGAACTGGCAACCGCGGCCGCGGCACTGGCCGACCTCGGGTGCGCCGAGCTGGGCGCGACCGGGCTGGCGGCGGAGACGATCACCGAGATCAGCGAGAGCGTGCTGGGGCGCGCGTACCGATCGAGGAGCGAAGCATGA
- the pip gene encoding prolyl aminopeptidase gives MLYPEIEPYDHGLLDVGDGHAMYWETCGNPDGKPALVVHGGPGSGCSANVRRFFDPARYRIVLADQRGCGRSTPHAGAPVADLSANTTDHLVADFERLRTHLGIEKWLLFGGSWGSVLSLAYALRHTERVSEIVLMGLATDRYLEIELLIRGLGAYFPEGFAQFREGVPESERDGDLSAAYHRLLMDPDPAVHHKAAEGWCAWEDAMLPGVPPHDDFEDPAYRLCFARLVTHYFSNRAFLPDGEILREAGKLAGIPAVLAQGVLDTSNLVGTPWLLHHAWPGSELVMLDDVGHTVSAASMQDVLIGATDRFALRG, from the coding sequence ATGCTGTACCCCGAGATCGAACCGTACGACCACGGCCTGCTCGACGTCGGCGACGGCCACGCGATGTACTGGGAGACCTGCGGGAACCCCGACGGCAAGCCGGCGCTCGTCGTGCACGGCGGCCCCGGCTCCGGCTGCTCGGCGAACGTCCGCCGGTTCTTCGACCCCGCGCGCTACCGGATCGTGCTGGCCGACCAGCGCGGCTGCGGCCGCAGCACCCCGCACGCCGGTGCCCCGGTCGCCGACCTGTCCGCCAACACCACCGACCACCTGGTGGCCGACTTCGAGCGCCTCCGCACCCACCTCGGCATCGAAAAGTGGCTGCTGTTCGGCGGTTCCTGGGGCTCGGTGCTCAGCCTGGCCTACGCGCTGCGCCACACCGAGCGCGTCAGCGAAATCGTGCTGATGGGCTTGGCGACCGACCGGTACCTCGAGATCGAGCTGCTCATCCGCGGCCTCGGCGCCTACTTCCCGGAGGGCTTCGCCCAGTTCCGCGAAGGCGTCCCGGAAAGCGAGCGCGACGGCGACCTGTCCGCGGCCTACCACCGCCTCCTGATGGACCCGGACCCCGCAGTGCACCACAAGGCGGCCGAAGGGTGGTGCGCCTGGGAAGACGCGATGCTCCCCGGTGTCCCGCCGCACGACGACTTCGAGGACCCGGCCTACCGGCTCTGCTTCGCCCGGCTCGTCACGCACTACTTCAGCAACCGCGCGTTCCTCCCGGACGGCGAAATCCTGCGCGAGGCAGGCAAGCTCGCGGGCATCCCCGCGGTGCTGGCGCAGGGCGTGCTCGACACGAGCAACCTGGTCGGCACGCCCTGGCTGCTGCACCACGCGTGGCCGGGCAGCGAGCTGGTCATGCTGGACGACGTCGGGCACACGGTGTCGGCCGCGTCGATGCAGGACGTCCTGATCGGCGCGACCGACCGCTTCGCGCTCAGGGGATGA
- the egtB gene encoding ergothioneine biosynthesis protein EgtB, with the protein MSTEALHDLSAQDLRARAAEALTRARARSIALTDAVDDEDLVRQHSKLMSPLVWDLAHIGVQEELWLVRDVGGREPLRPDIDDIYDAFQHARADRPELPLLGPAEARAYVKQVREKAFDVLEHAPLEGRRLTEQAFAFGMITQHEQQHDETMLATHQLRKGDPVLHAPEPPPARSGALPSEVLVPGGAFTMGTSAEPWALDNERPAHEIAVDAFWMDTVPVTGGAYAEFLDGGGYDDEQWWSPAGWAYRTENSITAPRFWNREQDGWWRTRFGGYERVPADEPVVHVSYYEAEAYAAWAGRRLPTEAEWEKAARFDPATGRSRRFPWGDDEPTAEHANLGQRHLRPAPAGAYPAGASPTGVHQLIGDVWEWTSTDFHGYPGFAPFPYREYSEVFFGPEYKVLRGGSFGTDAAAIRGTFRNWDYPIRRQIFAGFRTTRDAAPGEVG; encoded by the coding sequence ATGAGCACGGAAGCACTGCACGACCTGAGCGCACAGGACCTGCGCGCCCGCGCGGCGGAGGCCTTGACGCGAGCCCGGGCGCGCAGCATCGCGCTGACCGACGCGGTCGACGACGAAGACCTGGTCCGCCAGCATTCGAAGCTGATGTCGCCGCTGGTCTGGGACCTGGCGCACATCGGCGTCCAGGAAGAGCTGTGGCTGGTCCGCGACGTCGGCGGCCGGGAGCCGCTGCGCCCGGACATCGACGACATCTACGACGCCTTCCAGCACGCCCGCGCCGACCGGCCGGAGCTGCCCCTGCTGGGCCCGGCCGAGGCACGCGCGTACGTCAAGCAGGTCCGCGAAAAGGCGTTCGACGTGCTGGAGCACGCGCCCCTGGAGGGGCGGCGGCTGACCGAGCAGGCGTTCGCGTTCGGCATGATCACCCAGCACGAGCAGCAGCACGACGAGACGATGCTGGCCACCCACCAGCTGCGCAAGGGCGACCCGGTGCTGCACGCGCCCGAGCCGCCGCCCGCGCGGTCCGGCGCGCTGCCGTCCGAGGTGCTGGTGCCGGGCGGGGCGTTCACGATGGGCACGTCGGCCGAGCCGTGGGCGCTGGACAACGAGCGCCCGGCGCACGAGATCGCCGTCGACGCGTTCTGGATGGACACGGTCCCGGTGACGGGTGGTGCGTACGCCGAGTTCCTCGACGGCGGCGGCTACGACGACGAGCAGTGGTGGAGCCCGGCGGGCTGGGCCTACCGGACCGAGAACTCCATCACCGCGCCGCGGTTCTGGAATCGGGAGCAGGACGGCTGGTGGCGGACCCGGTTCGGCGGCTACGAGCGCGTCCCGGCCGACGAGCCGGTCGTGCACGTCTCCTACTACGAAGCCGAGGCGTACGCGGCCTGGGCCGGGCGGCGGCTGCCGACCGAGGCCGAGTGGGAGAAGGCGGCCCGGTTCGACCCGGCGACCGGCCGGTCGCGCCGGTTCCCGTGGGGTGACGACGAACCGACGGCCGAGCACGCCAACCTCGGCCAGCGGCACCTGCGCCCGGCGCCGGCGGGGGCGTACCCGGCCGGCGCGTCGCCGACCGGCGTGCACCAGCTGATCGGGGACGTCTGGGAGTGGACGTCGACCGACTTCCACGGCTACCCGGGCTTCGCGCCCTTCCCGTACCGGGAGTACTCGGAGGTCTTCTTCGGGCCGGAGTACAAGGTGCTGCGCGGCGGGTCGTTCGGCACCGACGCGGCGGCCATCCGGGG
- a CDS encoding Glu/Leu/Phe/Val dehydrogenase: protein MTPAPPLMRLTWTDPVTGAPGYLVVHSLVSGVATGGTRMRAGCTMTEVEDLARGMANKTATFNLPVGGAKGGIDFDPKDPRAFDVLKRFCAFLRPWLDAHWVTAEDLGVPQHLIDSVFAELGLEQSYHAAIRRSADPARTLRRVQAGLNAPVPGGLLLGDVVGGYGVAQACLGVAAAWDWDVRETTVAIQGIGTMGGGAAWYLHEAGVKVVAVADAAGTLYDPAGLDVPALLELRDRFGEVDRSRLPAGVRSLPRETIVGIDADIFVPAAISYALRPDNESAVKAKVVVEAANAATTPEAEAALSARGIAVVPDFVANAGAAAWAWWLLLGEVGADPADSFLRLRTEMQAKIALLLAEWNMDRLPLRLTGLRLAETNRARRAEAALAPEGEPGLLIP, encoded by the coding sequence ATGACCCCCGCCCCGCCACTGATGCGGCTCACGTGGACCGATCCCGTCACCGGCGCGCCCGGCTACCTGGTCGTGCACAGCCTGGTCTCGGGGGTCGCCACCGGCGGCACCCGGATGCGGGCCGGCTGCACGATGACCGAGGTCGAAGACCTCGCGCGGGGCATGGCCAACAAGACCGCCACCTTCAACCTGCCGGTCGGCGGGGCCAAGGGCGGGATCGACTTCGACCCCAAGGACCCGCGCGCGTTCGACGTGCTCAAGCGCTTCTGCGCGTTCCTGCGGCCGTGGCTGGACGCGCACTGGGTGACCGCGGAGGACCTCGGCGTGCCGCAGCACCTGATCGACTCCGTGTTCGCCGAGCTCGGGCTGGAGCAGTCGTACCACGCGGCGATCCGCCGTTCGGCCGACCCGGCGCGCACCCTGCGCCGGGTGCAGGCGGGCCTCAACGCGCCGGTGCCCGGCGGGCTGCTGCTCGGCGACGTCGTCGGCGGCTACGGCGTGGCGCAGGCGTGCCTGGGCGTCGCGGCGGCGTGGGACTGGGACGTGCGCGAGACCACGGTGGCCATCCAGGGCATCGGCACCATGGGCGGCGGCGCGGCCTGGTACCTGCACGAAGCCGGGGTCAAGGTGGTCGCGGTGGCCGACGCCGCGGGCACCCTGTACGACCCGGCCGGCCTCGACGTCCCGGCGCTGCTGGAGCTGCGCGACCGGTTCGGGGAGGTCGACCGGTCCCGGCTGCCCGCCGGCGTGCGGTCGCTGCCGCGGGAGACGATCGTCGGGATCGACGCGGACATCTTCGTGCCGGCCGCGATCTCCTACGCGCTGCGGCCGGACAACGAGAGCGCGGTCAAGGCCAAGGTGGTCGTCGAAGCGGCCAACGCCGCGACCACCCCGGAAGCGGAGGCCGCGCTGTCGGCCCGCGGGATCGCGGTGGTGCCGGACTTCGTCGCCAACGCGGGCGCGGCGGCCTGGGCGTGGTGGCTGCTGCTGGGCGAGGTCGGCGCGGACCCGGCCGACTCGTTCCTGCGGCTGCGCACCGAAATGCAGGCGAAGATCGCCCTGCTGCTGGCCGAGTGGAACATGGACCGGCTCCCCCTGCGCCTCACCGGGCTCCGGCTGGCCGAGACCAACCGCGCCCGGCGCGCCGAAGCCGCGCTCGCCCCGGAAGGCGAGCCGGGGCTGCTCATCCCCTGA
- a CDS encoding DUF3558 domain-containing protein encodes MSLVVSAGLATACTPTTGGTASPAPSASASTGTPPVDPDVPKVTQPPLDAGKYVSDTCAVIPKDLLASMKYTEGGDYKPAGNTPLTAAGPSCSWKIEGEGIGLQVILGTGNRDQGTGGLAGTYAAYRQKRFVKFLEPAPAVEGYPAVYADIQDERPMGTCALVVGIADDLSFSLQAQGYQGQDDSCAAAAKAAAGVVKTLKGA; translated from the coding sequence GTGTCCCTGGTCGTATCCGCGGGACTTGCGACTGCCTGTACCCCGACGACCGGCGGGACTGCGTCGCCTGCGCCGAGCGCTTCGGCCTCGACGGGCACACCGCCGGTGGATCCGGATGTGCCCAAGGTGACCCAGCCCCCGCTCGACGCCGGGAAGTACGTCTCGGACACGTGCGCGGTGATACCCAAGGACCTGCTCGCGTCCATGAAGTACACCGAGGGCGGCGATTACAAACCGGCAGGCAACACGCCGTTGACCGCCGCGGGACCGTCGTGCTCCTGGAAGATCGAGGGCGAGGGCATCGGGTTGCAGGTGATCCTCGGCACCGGCAACCGCGACCAGGGCACAGGCGGACTGGCCGGCACCTACGCCGCTTACCGGCAGAAGAGGTTCGTGAAGTTCCTGGAGCCTGCTCCGGCCGTCGAGGGCTATCCGGCTGTCTACGCCGACATCCAAGACGAGCGTCCGATGGGGACCTGCGCGCTCGTCGTCGGCATCGCCGACGACCTTTCCTTCAGCTTGCAGGCCCAGGGGTACCAAGGCCAGGACGATTCGTGTGCGGCGGCCGCGAAGGCGGCCGCCGGTGTGGTCAAGACACTCAAGGGGGCATGA
- a CDS encoding LysR family transcriptional regulator — protein sequence MELSLHRLRMLRELHRRGTVTAAAAALHYTASAVSQQLAQLERDVGAKLFERLGRRVQLTELGTLLTEHAEEILGSVERATLALEEAQEDRTVRLTAGVWASVASGLLPTALTALAGEHPGIEVRTRELAPEDTAEAVRDGRLDLSFVIDYSDAPTPWDAGLERAVVAVERLHAAVPRGAVPSGAASLDELAEHPWILASPKSHFGRAMRTACQRHGFAPKINHEVEEQSTAMAMVGAGLGITLVSDLGLRLLRPPGIDVVTLTTPLLRTVSIAYRRTAFRRPALHLVIDAVRASAAELGLGTEPALP from the coding sequence ATGGAGCTTTCGTTGCACCGCTTGCGGATGCTGCGCGAGCTGCACCGCCGGGGCACCGTCACGGCGGCGGCCGCGGCACTGCACTACACCGCTTCGGCGGTGTCGCAGCAGCTTGCGCAGCTCGAACGGGACGTGGGTGCGAAGCTGTTCGAACGGCTCGGCCGGCGTGTCCAGCTGACCGAGCTCGGCACCCTGCTCACCGAGCACGCCGAAGAGATCCTCGGCTCGGTCGAGCGCGCCACGCTCGCCCTCGAGGAGGCCCAGGAGGACCGCACGGTCCGGCTGACCGCCGGGGTCTGGGCGTCGGTGGCCTCCGGGTTGCTGCCGACGGCGCTGACCGCGCTGGCCGGCGAGCACCCGGGCATCGAGGTGCGCACCCGCGAGCTGGCACCCGAAGACACCGCCGAAGCGGTCCGGGACGGCCGCCTCGACCTTTCGTTCGTCATCGACTACTCCGACGCGCCGACGCCGTGGGACGCCGGGCTGGAACGCGCGGTCGTGGCCGTCGAACGGCTGCACGCCGCGGTGCCGCGGGGTGCGGTGCCCTCGGGTGCGGCGTCGCTGGACGAGCTGGCCGAGCACCCGTGGATCCTGGCCAGCCCCAAGTCGCACTTCGGCCGCGCGATGCGCACCGCCTGCCAGCGCCACGGCTTCGCGCCGAAGATCAACCACGAGGTCGAGGAGCAGTCGACGGCGATGGCGATGGTGGGCGCCGGGCTCGGCATCACCCTCGTGTCCGACCTGGGCCTGCGGCTGCTGCGGCCGCCCGGGATCGACGTCGTCACGCTCACCACGCCGCTGCTGCGGACGGTGTCGATCGCCTACCGGCGCACCGCGTTCCGGCGGCCCGCGCTGCACCTGGTGATCGACGCCGTGCGGGCCTCCGCGGCCGAGCTCGGACTCGGCACCGAACCCGCTTTGCCCTGA
- a CDS encoding ESX secretion-associated protein EspG: MDLPVEALAALADREQVGQLHLTLRPEPLWLSDVEREEAGKRVDAALAEAGLVDARGRASVDFLDWLPLLVSPTRECYGWVGTGGQTYGVLAAAKGLQAVLAVSDGTHVGVQEIDRNRLAESLVEQLPPVGPGGGHPRTVRVADLTEAARRGQAAYPLDPAIADVVSLVQRPVSGSGELYVGRRDDVGRHTCLQQPLHYADTDWGRYLSYTTGAGDDAVIHIGPAGPQELAGTLAELAGTLV, from the coding sequence GTGGACCTTCCGGTCGAGGCGCTGGCCGCGCTGGCCGACCGCGAGCAGGTCGGCCAGCTCCACCTCACCCTGCGCCCGGAGCCGCTGTGGCTCTCGGACGTCGAGCGCGAGGAGGCCGGCAAGCGGGTCGACGCCGCGCTCGCCGAGGCCGGCCTGGTCGATGCCCGCGGGCGGGCCAGCGTCGACTTCCTCGACTGGCTTCCGCTGCTGGTCAGCCCCACGCGGGAGTGCTACGGCTGGGTCGGCACCGGCGGTCAGACCTACGGGGTGCTCGCCGCCGCGAAGGGGCTGCAGGCGGTCCTGGCCGTTTCCGACGGCACGCACGTCGGTGTGCAGGAGATCGACCGGAACCGGCTGGCCGAGTCGCTCGTCGAGCAGCTGCCGCCGGTCGGGCCCGGCGGGGGACACCCGCGGACCGTCCGGGTGGCGGACCTGACCGAGGCGGCCCGCCGCGGGCAGGCCGCCTACCCGCTCGACCCGGCCATCGCCGACGTCGTCAGCCTCGTGCAGCGCCCGGTCTCCGGCAGCGGGGAGCTCTACGTCGGCCGTCGGGACGACGTCGGCCGACACACCTGCCTGCAGCAGCCGCTGCACTACGCCGACACCGACTGGGGCCGCTACCTCAGCTACACCACCGGCGCCGGCGACGACGCCGTCATCCACATCGGCCCGGCCGGCCCGCAGGAGCTGGCCGGCACGCTCGCCGAGCTGGCCGGCACCCTGGTCTGA